The genomic stretch CTCGAAGCCGTTGAGCACGCAGTCGTAGCGGTGGCAGAGCACGTTGCCGGGGTCGGTCTCCAGCAGCTCCACGCACTCGTCGTGCGGGCGCGTGAAGACGTGGTGCGCGGCGGCCCAGCCCCCCTCTTCGCGCTCGAAGAGCGGCGGGTCCACCACCCACAGCAGGTTCCAGTGGCCGGCGCTGCCCGTCTCGGGGATGAGCTTGAGCAGCTTGCCCAGGTGGAGGCGCAGGTTGGCCATCACGGCGTGCACGCGCGCCTCGTTGCCGAACTGGAAGAGGATGAGGTCCCCGTCCTGGGCGCCCACCGCGGCGTTCACGGCCAGGCGGAACTCGTCGGTGACCATCTTGGCGAGCGGGCTCTGCACCCACGCACCGTCGGCGCCCTCCACCTTGGCGCGGGCCAGGCCCTTGGCGCCCATGCCGTTCACGTACTTCTCGAGGCTCTCGAGGTCCTTGCGCGAGAAGTTGTGGCCGTTCGGCACCACCAGCGCCTTGCAGATCTCCTCGGGCAGGTCCTTGCGGTAGGTGCCGTCCGCGAACTTCTGCGCCATGGGCTCCAGCATGGAGATGCCGCCACCCTTGTGCGCCACCACCAGCTCGGTGAGGTCATGGTGCTCGAGGCCGAAGCGCATGTCCGGCTTGTCGTTGCCGAAGCGCCGCATGGACTCCGCGAAGTTGAGGCGCGGGAAGGCGCCGCTCGGGTAGCGCTCCAGCAGGTCGATGCCCAGCACTTCCTTCCACAGACGGAAGACCAGGCCCTCGATCATCTTGAAGAGGTCGTCCTGGTTGATGAACGACATCTCCACGTCGATCTGCGTGAACTCGGGCTGCCGGTCGATGCGCAGGTCCTCGTCGCGGAAGCAGCGCACGATCTGGAAGTAGCGCTCGAAGCCCGCCACCATGAGCATCTGCTTGAAGAGCTGCGGGCTCTCGGCCAGCGCGTAGAAGTGCGAGGGGTAGAGGCGCGAGGGCACCAGGAAGTTGCGCGCGCC from Sandaracinaceae bacterium encodes the following:
- the aspS gene encoding aspartate--tRNA ligase, coding for MARFIDELKRTHSCGALRDTDINNEAVLFGWVQNRRDHGGCIFIDLRDRDGITQVVFDPERTPAEAFKQAERARSEWVLGIRGMVNDRGQKDDGTSLRNTRLATGDVELIAQEVTVFNKAETPPFEIEDNIKTNEDKRLEYRYLDLRRPKLQRNLMMRSKLNHETRSYFHENAFLEVETPFLVKYTPGGARNFLVPSRLYPSHFYALAESPQLFKQMLMVAGFERYFQIVRCFRDEDLRIDRQPEFTQIDVEMSFINQDDLFKMIEGLVFRLWKEVLGIDLLERYPSGAFPRLNFAESMRRFGNDKPDMRFGLEHHDLTELVVAHKGGGISMLEPMAQKFADGTYRKDLPEEICKALVVPNGHNFSRKDLESLEKYVNGMGAKGLARAKVEGADGAWVQSPLAKMVTDEFRLAVNAAVGAQDGDLILFQFGNEARVHAVMANLRLHLGKLLKLIPETGSAGHWNLLWVVDPPLFEREEGGWAAAHHVFTRPHDECVELLETDPGNVLCHRYDCVLNGFEIGGGSIRLHDPEVQKKVFAVIGLSQEEAQEKFGFLLDALTYGAPPHGGIAVGMDRIAMLAAETESIRDVIAFPKTQRANCLLTKAPTLVTPEQLLEVHLKTIEPS